The DNA sequence GAGATGAGCCGGATTGTCGCGGAAGATGAGCTCCAGTTCGCGCCGCGACAGGCCAGCAGCCGCAAGTCCGTCGGCGAGATCCTGAAGCATCGCGCTGGACGGAGGGCTCCACGAGAAAAAGTAATCGGATGTCGCGACGCATCGTTCGGCCCCGACCAGACGCACCATGCCCGCGAGGTCGGCGTGGGTGACGCGCCCGATCTGGGGGTACGCGCCCAGCGCGCAGATCTCGACGAAGGCGCCCAGCCTGGCGGCCTCGGCCATCTCGTCGGCACGTGCACCGATGGAATGGCTGTCGGGGTGCGCGAAGACGTACCGGTCGCTGAGTCTGCCCGTCTTGAGCAGAGCGATCGTCTCGGTCGTGCTCACGTGCCCCGAGTAGACGAGCACGGGGAAATCGTCGAGCACGTCGAGCAGATTTCGCGCGTCGGGGGTGAGTTCGCCATCGGACGTCAGC is a window from the Microbacterium lacus genome containing:
- a CDS encoding DUF6282 family protein — encoded protein: MTLAEGILEGAVDLHRHGYPEISDDLRTPVSDVDDITTCRDAGMRGVVLKSHVWPTIGRAQLVAQAVEGIAVIPSITLNRFAGGITPDIVEMAVKQGAGVVFLPTVSAASDLARAGISARIAGVIDRFDAAREVGTRMLTSDGELTPDARNLLDVLDDFPVLVYSGHVSTTETIALLKTGRLSDRYVFAHPDSHSIGARADEMAEAARLGAFVEICALGAYPQIGRVTHADLAGMVRLVGAERCVATSDYFFSWSPPSSAMLQDLADGLAAAGLSRRELELIFRDNPAHLVHNHL